Within Azoarcus sp. DD4, the genomic segment AGACGAGGTCGCGGAAGAACATCGTCTTGCCCTGCTTGCCCAGGCCCAGCATGGTGTAGAGCTCACTCCGCGGCTTGTTGGGCATGATGGAGCGCAGGAACTGCACGTAGCCCGAAGGCACTTCCATGTCGACCATGAAGTAGGCGCGCGACAGCGAGAACAGCACCGAGATCCGCCACGGATCGAGCAGGATGGTGTCGATGTAGAGTTTGCCGCCGTCGCCGTGACGTACTGCCAGCGTGAAGGGCATCTCCTGCCAGCCGTTGATCGCCTTGCCGATGATGTAGGCGGTCTTGTTGCGGTAGAAGGCCGAGTACAGCACCTGCAGCTGGCAATTGACCTCCATCGCCGGCCACTCGCCGAGGTGGGCGAGGGTGGTGCGCATGATGTGGTCGACGTCGCGGTCCAGATCCTCGAACGGGCGCTGCCAGTCGAAGTCCTCGACGATGCGGCGTATCGTCGCCCGCAGCCCGGCATCGCGCGGGTAGTAGCTGGAATACACCGGTGGGTAGGACTCGATGTACTCGGTGGAGATCGCCGGGCGGGCGAAGATGTAGTCGTTGTTGAAGTAGGTGCGGTGCAGGATCTTGCAGCACACCGAGTTGAAGAAGGTCTCCGCCAGCTCGGGTTGCTTGTGCCTGATCAGCACGCCGATGTAATGCAGCTTGACCTGCTGCCAGGTGGCGTCGTCGAGCGAGTCGGCGTCGAACTCGTGGAGCAGGCGATGCACCGTCTCGTCCACCCTGTCGTCGTAGAACTGCACCCGTTCGCGCACCGCGTCGAGCTGGGCCTGCCACTCGCCGGCCTCGAAGAACTCCTTGGCCCGCCGCGAGGTGCCGCGAAAGATCCGGTAGTGCTTGTTGAAGCCCTCGATCAGCGCCTGCGCGATCGCCTGCGCCACCGGGTTGTCCCCAGGCAATGCGTCCATGTGGTCTTCCTTGCTGGCTCGTTCCCGCGGGCGAGGCCGCCGGCCCTGCGCACTAGTTTCGCACCGCGAGGCCTTGCTGCGCCAGGGGTTTGCGGCGGGGCGGGGTGTGTCGGCAGTGCTGGATCGTGCTACCGGACCGGGCGGGAGGTGGCATGTCTTATATCTTTTATATGCTGTCTTCTTTCATATTGTGAAAGCTGATTTTACTTCTGGCGTGATCGGCCTGTCCGAGCGGTATAATGCAGCGTTTGAAAAGTCGGTTGGGAGTCGCGAGGCGTCGCGGAGCGGGTTGGCCGCGAGCGTGCCGGTAGTGGCTACGTCGAGTGCCTGGAACCTGCGCAGGTGAGTGCGCCGTTCGGGCTGTGGCTCCGCGTTTCCAATGTCTTTCAACGAGCCCGGCGCATCGTGCCGCCCGCGCCGTGGCCTGCTCGCGCCATCGTTCGACCAGCTCTATCAAGACAATGAGGGAGAAACAAGCAATGCCTTCGCAGCAGCCGACCATCATCTACACCATTACCGACGAAGCGCCGATGCTGGCGACCGCCGCCTTCCTGCCCGTCATCCGCAGCTTCACCAAGCCGGCCGGCATCCAGGTCGACGAAGCCGACATCTCGCTGTCCGGCCGCATCCTGGCCGAGTTCCCCGACTTCCTGAGCGATGCGCAGAAGGTGCCGAACACCCTGGCCGAACTCGGCGCGCTGACCCTGCAGCCGGAAGCCAACATCATCAAGCTGCCCAACATCAGCGCCTCGGTGGGCCAGTTGAAGGCGGCGATCAAGGAACTGCAGGGCAAGGGCTACAAGCTCCCCGATTTCCCGGAAGATCCGAAGTCCGACGAAGAAAAGGACATCAAGGCGCGCTACTCGAAGTGTCTGGGTTCGTCGGTGAATCCGGTGCTGCGCGAAGGCAACTCCGACCGCCGCGCGCCCGCCGCAGTCAAGAACTACGCCAGGAAGCACCCGCACTCGATGGGCGAATGGAAGCAGTGGTCGCAGACCCACGTTTCCCACATGCACCACGGCGACTTCTACCACGGTGAAAAGTCGATGACGCTCGACAAGGCGCGTGACGTCAAGATGGAGCTGCTCACCAAGTCGGGCAAGACCATCGTGCTCAAGCCCAAGGTTGCGCTGCTCGACGGCGAAGTCATCGACTCGATGTTCATGAGCAAGAAGGCGCTGTGCGAGTTCTACGAGAAGGAGCTGGAAGACTGCCGCGAAGCCGGCATCCTGTTCTCGCTGCACGTCAAGGCGACGATGATGAAGGTCTCGCACCCCATCGTCTTCGGCCACTGCGTCAAGAT encodes:
- the aceK gene encoding bifunctional isocitrate dehydrogenase kinase/phosphatase, which codes for MDALPGDNPVAQAIAQALIEGFNKHYRIFRGTSRRAKEFFEAGEWQAQLDAVRERVQFYDDRVDETVHRLLHEFDADSLDDATWQQVKLHYIGVLIRHKQPELAETFFNSVCCKILHRTYFNNDYIFARPAISTEYIESYPPVYSSYYPRDAGLRATIRRIVEDFDWQRPFEDLDRDVDHIMRTTLAHLGEWPAMEVNCQLQVLYSAFYRNKTAYIIGKAINGWQEMPFTLAVRHGDGGKLYIDTILLDPWRISVLFSLSRAYFMVDMEVPSGYVQFLRSIMPNKPRSELYTMLGLGKQGKTMFFRDLVSHLRHSNDRFIVAPGIRGLVMLVFTLPSYPYVFKIIKDVFGASKNMDRATVKRKYLMVKQVDRVGRMADTLEFSYAALPLSRFHPELLEELRTLAPSAFEVEGDTLVIKHLYIERRMTPLNIHLERATDEEVEAAVREYGNAIRELAIANIFPGDMLWKNFGVTRYGRVVFYDYDEIEYMTAMNFRRIPPAPYEEMELAGEPWYSAGPMDVFPEEFATFLLGSPRVRKAFLKYHRDLLEPRFWQEAQQGIRSGHVEDFFPYPVELRFCNLFPQQDETAPPSATRAA